Below is a genomic region from Actinomyces weissii.
CCCGCGCAATCGCCTCCTCCCGCGTCAAGGTCGGCTTAGCCTCGGGCAAGCGATTACCCCCACAGGCACTGACCGGCAGCACCAGCACCACCACAGCCAGCACCCCCGCCACCAGCCGCCAACCCCGCCCAGCAGACACCTTACGCACACCACGCCCGCCGTCGACTCCCTGCACGAACAAACGCAACCGCCCCAGCACCGCACAAGCAGCACCCAGCCAATGGCCTACAGACCCCCGCCGCGAACGCCCACCACCGTCTGAGGCATGCTTGGGTGCTCGCGTCTGAGTTGGTGCGGCAGAAGCGGTGCGCAGCCAGTACTTTGCAGCGCCAGGCTGCGCGCACCCACCGCTGCCGAGGCCCTGCTCGGGTAAACGACGCTCCGCTTCCTGCCTCCTATGGTGCTCGGCCTGGGACCGCGCGCAGCGCAAGCCCTCCCACGGATTCGGCTTGCCAGAATGGCGGCTTCCTCCTCCTGTAGGTGGAGCATCTTGTCGGCAGGCCTCGCTCGCCTCGGCTGCCCCACGGGTCGGGGTGGGGGTGCTGGTGTCGGCGAGCACGGTTGCGCTAGCGGGCACAGAACTACGCACGGCTGTCCTCACAAAAGCTCAGGGAGATGACCAGGGTGGCGGCCCTCATCGGCACAGACGGAGACCTTGCCACCCGCCCAAACAGGCACAAGCAGAGTTTAACCATCCTCAACGGCCACTGGGGTGACCTGTGGACAACCAGTTTGAAGAACAGCGCTGCCGGTAGTCGCGCCGTTTGAGCCCCGGATAGTCATCAGGGCTCAGCAGATAGCAAAGACCAGTGCACGGTCCGCAGACCAGCCACAGTGTATGGCGGCTAGCCTGCAGAAGATGGTCTGGAGCCCGCGTCGGCTAGAAGGCAGGGCCAGCAGAGCTGGGGTGACTGTTCTGCGACCTGGGCTGCAGCCACTACCTTGGTTGCGGCTTACCTGTACCCTCCGCCTCCGCAAGGGCAGTGCTGGCGGCTGCGTCGTCTAGCGCACAGCGCCAGCGGAGCTGGGAGACCTGCCGGAAGGGCCGGGGCGAGGGTCAGAAGACCGGTCGCGCGCACCAGTGTCAGCCGCCTGCGTACCAGCAGAAGACGATCGGGCGCCACCGCCAGCACCGGCGCGCACGGCTACGCCGTCGACCACGATGCCGATCCGGTGCCGTAACCAGGTCTCCGAGTTCCAGAGGGTCCCGACCGCCCAGGAGCCGCCAGCAGCCTCCAGCGCCTCCAGCTGCAGATGCGTGGCCACCACCGTGTCAACCAGCAGGTCAGCCAGAACCAGTGCCTCCTCAGCAGGCAGCCCGCCAGCCTCCAGCCCTGCACAGGTAGAGCCGACCACCGTGGCGAACACCGAGTAGGCCCAGGGGGAGGACATGAGCACGTGCGCCAGCCCCGGCCTGTGCTCCAGCTGGTCCCACCACAGCTGGCTGTACCGCTCGGCCACCTCCTGCCAGGAGCCGGACAGGTCGTCAAAGCCCGGCAGGCACTCCTGGGAGATCCGTTCCAGGCAGGCGCGTAGCAGGTCCTCGCGCGAGTCAATCACCCGGTACAGGGCAGAGGTGGGCACCTCCAGGCGGCCCGCCACGCCCACCAAGGTGAAAGTGGTCAGGCCAAGAGACAAAGCCGTGTCCACCACATCGTCGCGTGTCAGGGCAGGACCGTGGTCTGGGTTCAGGGGCTCACGCGACATACCTTTAAGATAACCGCTTTTGTAATGTGGTCGTTATCTGCCTGGTTGGGGTGCGCTGGCTGGCGGCAGTGAGAACAGTCTCGGTCCTGCTGGGTGGGCGGTGGGTGGCACCGCTGGTCAGGTTGTCCCAGAGCGCCGGGTTGCAGCACGGTTCCTGTGCCGGTTGCTGGCCGTTCCCTGGGTGCTGCGCGGTTCCTGT
It encodes:
- a CDS encoding TetR/AcrR family transcriptional regulator, which produces MSREPLNPDHGPALTRDDVVDTALSLGLTTFTLVGVAGRLEVPTSALYRVIDSREDLLRACLERISQECLPGFDDLSGSWQEVAERYSQLWWDQLEHRPGLAHVLMSSPWAYSVFATVVGSTCAGLEAGGLPAEEALVLADLLVDTVVATHLQLEALEAAGGSWAVGTLWNSETWLRHRIGIVVDGVAVRAGAGGGARSSSAGTQAADTGARDRSSDPRPGPSGRSPSSAGAVR